A window of Danaus plexippus chromosome 26, MEX_DaPlex, whole genome shotgun sequence genomic DNA:
ACATGCTCCAATATATTTGGGACTTTCTGAACATTCAATCTCTAGCTCGGGGGTTTCTGTCATCATCCAGGTAttgttttatgattttctCTCATCATACAGAACGACAATCCAAATTATCAATCGGTATTCAGGACTTCCCAGGATGAAGGCAATTTTAATGGCCATTACTGTGTAAACTGTAACCAGATCGTTTTGTGTTTTATCATGTGTCCATGAGACATGTCCTTTGATGTAAGATATATAATCTTTGATAATCTGcttgtataacaaatttttcttgCTCTTGTTTAGACTAGTCGTGGGTCTTAATGGTTTCCTAGTGTCCCGGACAGCTCACTGGATCAACTATTTGCatgtttgtttttacaattccctttaaaatctaaattattacaaaatccTCCAATAAAATgggtttaatgttttttaaacaatatcagCTGTGACGAGCTCGTTAAACTAGTACAAGAGAATTAGAAAAGTTAGGTCCGTTTATAAATCTTACAGTTAGAGGGTACAATCACCTAACATTTAGTTAATATGAATACTCAAAGagttgaaaaacattttatttgaacacaGTGTGTCAGCTTACATCCTAGTATAACAGACTTTCTCCCGACACGATAACTGTAACTACCCTCGCATtctaaataatgaaatcttactTGTAGCCTCTTCTGACGTTTTCTTTTCCTCTTTGTCTAATCTCTCTGGACTCTCCGACTTTTCCTTATTTCTCCGCATGTAGTGCTTCTTGTTGAAGTTCTTCAATTCCTTGAAGGAGACCGTCTCGGGCGCGTACTGCTGGTCGTCGACGTCCAtcctttctttattataaactttcttGTCTTTGTCCTTGCCTCGCTTCTTGTCGGGCGAGGAGGAGGCCGACCCGTCCTTGTCCCGTCGCTTCTTCCTCTCTCTGAGTTCCTTCTTTTTCTTGGAGGGCGGATCGTCTCTGTCCCGCCGTATCTTGGGTATGGGTGGCAGCTTGTTTATCTTCTTGGGGTCGGGTATTCTGAGTCTGTCGATGTATGTGTGTACGGAGTCCCCGTTGCCGTTCTCTATTTTGGTGCGTGTTTCCTTTCTGTCCTTGCGGCGCGAGTCGGTCGCCACCTCGATGGTTATGACGGCGCTCCGCTTGGCCGGTCGGTGGAGTGGCTTGATATCGAAAACGTTGGGGGCGATTGTGGTAGCGGCGGTGGTGGGGGTGGTGTGGGCGGTGGCAGGTGGTGGGCGTTGCGGTGGCGGCTGTCTCCTTGCGAGCCGCGGGTCACGCCGGGCTCCGCTCAACGGACCCGTGACGGGAGCGATACGACCCGCCGACTTGTTAACAGGCTGCAAACACCAAATAACACTCACACTCTGAACTTGACCAACTAATAAATTAAGCATTCATGCTATGTCTTAATCAGATTAGTGTGTTAAATTCCATCCTAGAGCAAACATTTGATCGTGTAGACTTAACATTCGTAATGTAAGTGTATGTTCATGCGCTTTCATATTAATTCCGttcaataaattctttaaaatttaccactacataatttaatatgtatgtaattacaaattaaagaaTACCGTATTgttataacacaaaatacaGTAAAGATGTAAAGCGCGCCTTCTCTTTGTATAAAGGGCAAAGCTCCTGATGACGTTTGGATAGTgttatgcaaaatatttatagaggaAGTAGctcagaaaaattaattaactaaggCAGGTGATGACCCTGCTACTCTCAtgctttaataatactatggGAACTGCCTGTTCAAAGAACAACTTGTTGTAGGGCTGGTCAtatcagtaaatattttatcccgtcttctatttaaattttaattactttaataataaaaaccatcACAGGAATATGATACCAAAGGCTTTGCTGTCGTTTGAATTACatgtttacatataaaataaatgatactCACGGGTCCAAGCCGTTGCTTGATGGACAGTACTGGCGACGATATGGGCGCTTGAGGAGGAAGAGATGTAGGCGCCAGAGGGACCGGCGGGGCCTCCGCTTGGGGCGCGGGGAGCCCAGGGGGATGTACCAAGGGCGGCTGAGGAACAAGAGTAATAAGTTGACGAAGTTGCGTATGATAATTATTGCTTAATGTACACAATTTTACGAAAACAGATATGGTGGTTATTGTTTGACGAACCCAAGAGCTGGACTATGATATTGTTTaatgattgttattttatatatttacagtatGCCATTAATTTAAGTCGCACAATGAATTTATGTTTCACCTAAACTCATTATCAGCCTACCTTCTTGTGAACTTTTTCAGCCATCTGTAACTGTCTCCGAGTCTGCTCCAGCTCCATCTCGACCTTCTTCCTCTGCAGCATTAGTAGTTCTTGTTCTTTCTTAGCTAGTATGGCACGCATTTTCTCCTCTTCTTCTGATAGGGCTGCAGCACTGGTTGTCGGAGTTGGCTGTAGGAATACattacaaaactattatatattttgtttcatggTCTAGCAATTGTTTGTCTACACTCTCTCACTATTCAAAGCCTTATTTAGCTAACCTCATACCCTGACATACCaatgaataagaaataaaatacacataataaataataataaaaggacAATACAAaggcaaacaaaaataacgaattatatataaagacaacTCATACAAACTATACATAATACTTATATCCAACATAATCAACTAAAAAAACACCTTTTTCAGAAAACTTGGATTTACATGGATGTTAGACTGATGTGGTTGAGCCTGGATGGGCCAAGCGGGATCAATCAGGTTCACCTTCACATCCAGTTGGTACAACTTAGTGGACGGGAATACTTCATGCCACGTCTCCCGTAACTTGAACATTTGGGAACGAATCTTTTCATCGACCTGTGAACATTCTCTCATTATAGATTCTTCAGGTAACTGTAAACAAAATCAtacatttagttatatataccTGTTTGAAGGTCTTTGTGAACATATTAACGATGATCTGTGAGAACTTCTGTGTGTATGCACCACCAACATTCTTGATAATGGAATCTACTAAATACAGTACAGGCAGCTTGATGTCCGGGGGCACCTGTGTGGAGAAAATATTGTCTAATCCCAAATCCTGGGACAAAGTCGAGGCCAGTCGTCCAGAACGCATCTTAACTCTTGGTATTGTGGTATAGGAtagaataatacaaattttcttttgtcaACCGTTTTAATGTTACGAcacttgaaaataaataagaactcagtttaaaaaaacctttattatACATCACAGTACACAACTGGTTAATCAGCAGGTATGGTAGTCAATTACATACCAGTGTAACAGCACCCTATACTTGAACATACAGGTATCTCCTATGAGAAATCATGAGAAACAACTACAGatgacaaaacaaacaaaaaaatacaatccgAATGAAAACatgttctaaaataaaatattcttttaaattatttatattgaaaacaatacaaaatatatgatattactTAACAGTAACATAAGGTGGTGAAGATATTCTGAATAAAGTATCACTCGAAAGATGATAACTCAGATAGGATCTCAATAATATGTTGCaatatttcttgaaaattGTCATGTAGGAAATAGATTTcagcaaatttaaaatagtagtaGATACCAGAAGTCTACCAAGTAAATGACAAAACAATGTCCTAAAAAATTAACGAAGTAAGCTTTACAGATTGTAATCGTCGATAAACGACTGGCCTAGGAGATACCTGTTTCAACGCCAGCTACTGGTTACAAAGATATTCGCCGCAATAAACACAACACGCACAGAGTGTGCGTCATCATTGGCCATCCCAACTTTGTAACACTTCCCCGAAAGCTCACGTGATATCGCGCCCTTCCGACGACGATCccgaaatgtaaaaatttaaattcacctTCTCCAAATGTTTCTCCACTGTCTCAACGATAACTCCTGCATGCTCGATGTTCTCTTCCGCGAGTATAGTCAGCATATTAATAAGGGGTTTGCTGTTTACAGTCAAATCCGCCAGGCTTGATGCGTACTCGTCCGCAATTTCCTTCGCCATGACGCCTGGATGCCGCCGAAGATCCAATTATCATGCCAAATACTATCTTCTAAAGCACATcactgtaattaaaattaattcaatgttaCGTGgctaattttatcaatatggCGTTGAAATCTCCAAAtccttattaaaaacttacgtTATCGTATGTACCAACGTGCGAGCAATTATCACCTAATTTGTAGTATTATCTCACGTACAAATCGATATGcacataacaaattaaattagagCACGTATTAGTGTAATACaacacaaataataagtttatccAGACGTAGATACGTGTTAGCTTCAAGCTTTTCTGAACTCAAAATGGCGTCTCACTTTTCATATTTCACGATCCACAGTCCACTACGCTGGACGCAAAGTTTATGTAAGATAGTAGGatacacagattaaaaaaattgttttgtattttatattcatgcccttattttatgatgttaaagtctttaaaaatgttttttaatgcaTAAAGCctaattaatcaattaaaattcaaaataactgCTTTATTAAACGAATTAGACTAAAAGATATCTTATTTACTTAGTCCTAATTCATCTCCAATTACAATATCTtgcataaaatgatataattaccttaacttttataactaggaacttttatctttttaaagtgacaataatagtcaaattaaaattgttatgtataaagttaccatttatttatactcaTCAAAATCGTAGTTGAAATTACAAGAAGATTATATCATATTGAGAATggattattatagtaaaaaattcaatattttttttcagaaactCATTTCCAAGTACTGGTACCTATAAGAACTGTTTtacaagaatttaaaaaataataattttaataggttTCCATAGTTATCAATGACCcagaaaaaacaataatttttcgtTTCGTGTTTCGTTTTTGATAACTAGGTTGACATGTAAAGTGTATACACATATTTGACAGTTAACGTTTAACGTTAATATGTGATATCGAGTATCTACCTATTTGTTCAATTTTagccattaaattaaaaaaaacgtttctacctatatttttgaatttagtgCAATGGCGAACGTTAATACTGGTGAATTGTTAAACTTTCAAGACTACTCCCCTGAACACAACGGGAGAAGTGCTCGAATTGACGTGGAAGCTGTTCACACAAATCAATACAACAATGTTGTGACAAATTCGAATTATACATTTGAAGAGCCCAAAACCGTTGTAGAAGAACAGGAGACTGCTCCTCAGAGTAAGAAAACTCCTAAAGacaattatgaatttaatgtaaaaactaCATGCTTTTACGTTGACCTAAGTTACTAGACGACTATACAGACTGTTCACACTTGATATCACTTTAAAGAAATTCGTATTTTACTTCTAGCTAATCATAACTTCTGGACTATAGAGTACTATCAAAAATACTTTGATGTCCAGACAAGTGAAGTTTTGGAAAGAATTGTATCTTCTGTGTTGCCTCAGAAAGTATCTCGCAACTACTTTGACGAGCGGATCAAGGGGAAACCAGATTTATATGGGCCTATTTGGATATCAGTAACTTTGGTaggtatatgaataatatatctcTAATATTTTGGATGAAAAACCTTAACTCTGGTTTAAGTTAATGTTCCATAATATAAGTTGTAATGTGTATATGATACTTGTTTTACAGATTTTCACTATTGCTGTAAGCGGCAACATAGCCAACTACCTCCAAAATGCTAATAAAGAAGTACATTGGAGGTACAACTACCATCTTGTTTCATATGCAGCCACAGCTATCTTTTGTTATGTGTGGTTGGTGCCTCTGGCTCTATGGGCTGCTCTTAAATGGTCTGTAGTTCCCGATGGCCAAGATGAAATCGAAACTCAGGTAATAGTTCACGATAAATCCAAAATGGTATCCCTAATCGGCAGAAAAAATTCTCTTCTTAACTTCACATCAATGAAGATaaacttcaaaaataaatatataaatgtatgaaccAAACTCACTTTAAGCTTTAATGACAAAACTGAGCCAGAACTAATACTAGggatattttacatattctagaattacatacaattaatgtttatttcaccAGTGTTTGTCAGAAGTAGCaggaaaataagaaatttttcaaatttacctGGAAATTGAAACCATTTCACTAATATAGGATTGTAACTAATGTCTACTcatgtataaacatattatcttGCAGGCTTCGGCATCACCAACAATGATATCACTGTTCTGTCTGTACGGCTACTCATTGTCCATCTACATCCCGGTGGCGATTCTCTGGACCATTCAAGTATCTTGGCTGCAATGGCTGTTTGTGCTAATGGCGGCCTTGGTCTCTGGCGCCGTACTTATATTCTGGCTTTTACCAGCTTTGAAGAAATCCAAATACTCTCTAATATTAATCGGCTCTATACTAGGATTTCATTTCCTCCTCGCTAGCGGCTTCATGTTGTATTTCTTCCATGTGCCCAATACAGTTGATCCCACAACCGTTGTCACCAATACTACtgttaaagtttaaatgatgtgatatctattatttaatatgcaaGTATGTATAGCTTGTAAACAGATTCCTTCGACTaagattcaaaatatataatgtgcgGTTTAggaattaaattagttatatcaaattaaacaaaatgcaCATTCCTCCCGTACATAAATAGTTTCAACCACTTTGAAGTACATCATTtagatgtattaaaattgactatgttatttattataagtaaaaaataaattttatggagatatatttgtgttattgtataataaaaagcaatgTGCAATcaagtattatattacataatatatacaaatgtaaatcATTCGTTGATAGCGAATGTCTGAAAGCTGTGGATCCAAGCCTGCTTGTTGTAGCTCTGAGGAGTTTCGTCGCTCGCTGATTGCAATGCACTTATTATTTCAGATATCATATtggctgaaataaaaaaatacataattagttctttaattaacttttaagcCGGTAGCACAGTCTTGCTACTTACCACATATATTACGgattattatagtttaatagatactacaattatttaataaaaaaaatattgtagaagAAAACAATTATGTTCAGATATTGTCTTATATAAAGGGACACTCACAGTACATTTCTTCACAGTGTAATTTTATCATGTGACACATCTGTATTAGGGGTCCTTCATGTTTAGTCAAGCAGTCCGTGTCAACACTCACTACTAAGTACAATACTTGTACGCCATACTGACAGACCGCTCGGAGAGATTCAACATCTGgtgagaataaatatatagttatattaataaaactgtcaAACTGAtgtaaagacaaaaatattccCTGGAAAAGCAATAATGTGAGATTAATGAgtaatgtacatacatacacacatgtatgtaattcttattacattatttcttGATTGAATCAGAGAATAATGATAGTCAATACACATAGGTTCTGTTGAAATActgagatatttaaataaaagtattgtttatAGTCAGACACAGTTATGCTAAATACAAGAACGTCAACaaatcatttcaatataattatgtatttgtttcGGTGGTATGGAGAAATAATTGTTaagttatataacatatttaaattaacgaaTTTAATCATGTAAACaactaaataaagaaaataatataaggataTGTACTAGAAGAGGAGCGGATTTTGCctgtttattgataatttcGGTCGCTTTTTTCCTGaaaattttgaacaaaataaatgactaCAACTATGTATCTTATTGCCACTTGAATATAGAACAAAAACCAGTTTACTTGTATAATGTGTTACACACACTAAGCAACTTCTAACGTCCgttgttgtttatataaaaaacacttaacattttccatttaaaatcAACGGTACAAAGACACATGAAACCGTAGTCTATGGTCAAATCtctttgaagtgaaacttctatGTGACTTCCAATAAGGTTGCATTAAACGTTCACGCTGAGGGAGAGAGAAAGAAAGATACACAAATTAAGAAAGTAGGAGTGAGAAAGAGAATGAGTCGGTAGAATGCAAGCGCATGCGCATGGTATTCTTGCTATACAGTGAAGTGAACAGTGTGAGCGACTGAAATACGTAGTTGtagttctatattaatttgtctataatattcgttatatttttagtttggttTATTGTCATTGCAACATGGCGAGGCCTCACTTCTTCCGCGCGGAGGGACTCTACGCACtattcttttttgttatattcttgGGCATCTTTTAGTATTTTAGATACAGCGTACTTTTCAGATCTTTGCTActaaaaattctaatttacTATAAGTACATGATGGATGAGTCAGTTTAGCTTTAAGAGTGACCCAAGTTGTGTTTCGTGCCTTGCGAGGCttctattttttgttttgtgtcTTGATATATTGGTCACGTTATATCATTTTCAATCAAAATGATggtatttttttggtttaataGCAGCATCTACTTAGAGTGAGCATTTATGATCTTTGTACCTGTGGTATTGCTTCTGTCGGTCCACATTTGCGCGCATATCTTCAATGTGTACACCATGACTCGCATCAGAACGCTCCTGCATTCACATCTGTAACAAACGGTCAAATACATTGTTAATGAGTTTCAGTGACAGCGACTTCACTTGGTACATGTATGTGATAGCATtaccaattatattaattaaaagtgtaTATAAGATAATGTTTCTAACTGTATGATTTCGGTCAGGCTGTATATATTTGGAAGGAATTTAACACAGAGATAGATTATAATATGGAACAACATACGGTATTTGGTTCTGaacaataatttacattttttatatgatatatgacAAACCATTTAAATTTGCAAGTACGAGTATaggtaacaataaaacaattaaaataaaattttaatgttattaaaaaacggTTATATCCTGACTCACATCAGaaatataaaggaaactatcacctttcattaaaataaatcaatataatttgaccattataaacaatttgaccataaataaaaatttgatcataataattaatttggcCATATTAACAATTTGACCACCCTAACACATTGTATCCCCGTAAGCTGGATGACTGTTCACCTCGACCGTTTATCTTGTTGTCCGTCACAGCTGTTCATTGTGCTGTACAGCCTCAGTACACCCCTGCCGCACTCCACGGCCTGGGTCACTAAACATTGTCTCTCTATACATCTGAGTGCTACCTCCATTTGTTCTAGTACCACCCGCAATGCACAGGAAtctgacaaaaaaatttattgtgattaaatttgaaatgaaaatgataGAAATCGCAGGAGCTGTggatttagataaaaaataattaatattacaattttgtttcGTAGAACAAAAAGTATTAGGACTCATTGTGTGTCTTATAGCGATACAGCCGGCTTCAGGAAAGGCGcgaattatttcataaagggGAATGTAACACCAACACTCGTCAGTTGTCTTAACATAGTCAGTAAAGGAATCCGGAGAGCAAACAAAAGGTAACCCAAAGAGCATTGAACTGGAAAACATTCAaccatagattaaaaataacaaatatctttaaaataacagacTAAGTAATACCTCTTCTGTATAAAAGCACGCCCTGCTCGTGGTCTAATTTCAGATTTCCGCCGTTTCCGTCGCACATGTCATAAATGTCTTGTCTGTGATGAGAtccaatttgttttattatctcgCATATAACGAAGCCCATCGGCCGGCACAGTATTATATTCTTGACTACGTCCATCTTGTGTGTGTCTCTTCCCACAAATGCTTGAAGTAGAAACGTCATT
This region includes:
- the LOC116774305 gene encoding protein YIPF2, with translation MANVNTGELLNFQDYSPEHNGRSARIDVEAVHTNQYNNVVTNSNYTFEEPKTVVEEQETAPQTNHNFWTIEYYQKYFDVQTSEVLERIVSSVLPQKVSRNYFDERIKGKPDLYGPIWISVTLIFTIAVSGNIANYLQNANKEVHWRYNYHLVSYAATAIFCYVWLVPLALWAALKWSVVPDGQDEIETQASASPTMISLFCLYGYSLSIYIPVAILWTIQVSWLQWLFVLMAALVSGAVLIFWLLPALKKSKYSLILIGSILGFHFLLASGFMLYFFHVPNTVDPTTVVTNTTVKV